One window of Misgurnus anguillicaudatus chromosome 13, ASM2758022v2, whole genome shotgun sequence genomic DNA carries:
- the dtx3 gene encoding probable E3 ubiquitin-protein ligase DTX3, with the protein MGSQVSSDEMSVRAGQGSDEVLVSQAVWDYLAAAGRSWLVDFEDKQGLSADIIRRGERGGCCAVRLSPVEGGSRARTGLTEGPVSPHTRKAFIDLCRCARKEMTKQEAAPKRKRSLLPCVTAMEPDGEGSLLPPLPPQPRRSQRQQQKYKKNAEVENCMVLPMQHEAAARTGPELNGDQLKEEESTICSICMGEIAEKTTLDKCGHTFCRSCLEQAFQVKKACPVCRLVYGQLIGNQPANGSMMVERDQDLELPGHEGYGCICIIYSFPPGFQAQEHPNPGVRYPGTDRVAYLPDSPEGNRVLRMLRRAFEQRLIFTIGTSMTTGMHNVITWNDIHHKTSIWGGPRCFGYPDPTYLVRVTEELREKGITAD; encoded by the exons TTTCATCTGATGAGATGAGTGTGCGTGCGGGGCAGGGCAGTGACGAAGTACTGGTGTCGCAGGCGGTGTGGGATTACCTTGCAGCCGCTGGACGGTCCTGGTTGGTTGACTTCGAGGATAAGCAGGGACTGAGTGCAGACATCATCCGACGTGGGGAGCGTGGAGGCTGCTGCGCCGTGCGGCTCTCCCCAGTAGAGGGCGGCAGCAGGGCCAGAACTGGGCTGACGGAGGGGCCAGTATCTCCTCATACTCGCAAAGCTTTTATAGACTTATGCCGCTGTGCCCGGAAAGAGATGACCAAACAGGAGGCAGCTCCTAAGAGAAAGCGTTCTCTGTTACCCTGTGTGACGGCGATGGAACCCGATGGGGAAGGGAGCTTGCTGCCTCCACTCCCTCCTCAACCACGTCGCTCTCAGAGACAACAGCAGAAATACAAGAAAAATGCAGAGGTGGAAAACTGCATGGTTTTACCCATGCAACATGAAGCCGCGGCAAGAACCGGGCCGGAATTAAACGGCGATCAGTTAAAGGAAGAAGAGAGCACCATTTGCTCTATCTGCATGGGGGAGATTGCAGAAAAGACAACTCTTGACAAATGCGGCCACACTTTTTGCCGGTCTTGTTTAGAACAGGCGTTTCAAGTAAAGAAGGCGTGTCCTGTGTGCAGGCTGGTGTACGGTCAGCTTATCGGTAACCAGCCAGCCAATGGGAGCATGATGGTGGAAAGAGACCAAGACCTAGAGTTGCCTGGACATGAAGGTTACGGCTGTATATGCATCATTTACAGTTTCCCTCCAGGTTTCCAAGCG CAAGAGCATCCTAACCCCGGAGTAAGATACCCAGGCACAGACCGTGTGGCATATCTACCTGACAGCCCTGAGGGAAATCGCGTTTTACGCATGCTGCGTCGGGCGTTTGAACAGCGCCTTATCTTTACCATAGGCACCTCCATGACTACCGGGATGCATAACGTCATTACCTGGAATGATATCCACCACAAAACCTCCATATGGGGCGGACCACGCTG CTTTGGTTATCCAGATCCTACATATCTTGTGCGGGTAACAGAGGAACTGCGAGAGAAGGGAATAACAGCCGATTGA